TCTCCTTGTTGTATGGATTGTCAGTCCAAGCAGGTCTGGGACCATGGTAATAATGGTTGTTAATCCCAATTTGRTWTGTTTTAACAAGACCCYTGAGAGCTGTTGTAAAAACAATGGKTAATGTGATGTGCCTCATCTTTACAGAATAAGTGTGAAAATAGTTGCATTTGATTTGGATGTCTCTCAATGCGTATGTTGTCCTYGTCTGAATGTGGGAATGCTATGATTTACACACTGAAAGTGTTTGCCACACTTATACAAATAAAGAACTTATTTTGCCCCCATTTGGAAATATTACGAAAATAAGTGTTATGGGCATGAGGAATTCTTTTAGTCTAAAAACAggaaaataattaaaacaatagTTTTATTTGCATGGtgctttcaacaacaacaaaaaacatttggcaCAWTTTGTWTAGCACCAACCTGGTCTAAAGAGCCCAAAGAGCataaaaagaaaatacattgtatgtACAATATGGGACCCTCATTTTGGTTAACCTCTTTGATTGGTTAATTCTCCTCCTTGCTYTTATTCATTGTGAGAAGAAAGGTTTTTGAGAAATTCCCAGATTTCTGCACATCTTTGATTTCTTCCCCGTTGTTCAATCTTCCTCAAGATGTTGAAACTCTTTTTACCGTATTTGTTAGGATTTGGTATTTCTGCTGCCTTCTTGTGATAATCAATTGATGCATTGCGATCCTTGATGTGGAAGTTGTTGTATGTAGCGTAATGGAAGTAGAGCATCTGCAACTCGTATGGATCCTGCTCGCTGGAGAATAAATTCTCATAGATCTGATTGGCCATTTCTGTCCTGTCAATGTCTGATTCTGCGTAGATGCTTGCAAGCTCCAGTTGGACCTTTAGTGATGTCTCTGGATAGAGTGAGATCAGATCTGTATAGAGACTGATGGCTCTGTCGCACATGCTCTGCCTCCTCGGACTGTCCTCCTTTGAAAATATTTTCCATTTGTAGGAAATCGCTAGCTGTTTTTTCAGGTAGCGCACATTTGGATGTCTTTCCAGAGCCTCGTCTGCTAGGTCAATAGCTTCATTGTGTGATAAATATGTTCTGTAAAACCTAAGTAAGGGTCTAAGACCACTGTAGCAACTGACAGGCTTCTTTAAAATTTGCTGCGCTAGCTGTCGCGCTTCCTCCCTTCTCACCTGGCCACTCYGGCCAAGTCTTAGCAGATAGATACTTGCTACATACAAGTTGTCTGGATCGTGTTCCTTGGCAAGTCTCAGCTCCTCTAGAACCTCAGACTCCTTCTGTTGGGTGWTTGGATGAAAATAGACTGATTCTAAGGCCAAGGCATGGCTCGATTGCCACTCCTTTCTCTCAGGTTCCATCCCAATAGCCATTTGAAAGTAATCTATTGCTTTCAGTCTTTTGTCCTGGTCAAACTTCATAAGGGTCCAGGCTTTTTCAACACACACCTCAGGGTGCAGTTCTCCCTGGGAAGGCGAGGGGTAATCTCGTAGCAGTCCCTCAACCTTTGTCAAGCACCGCTGGCTCTCCGCCTGGTTATCCAGGTGATAGTGCACCCAGGCTAGGTTCCCATAGTGGACCAGCTGCCAAGGACCCATCGTGTCTGAAGGACTGTTTAGGTGAAAGGCCTCCTCTGCCTTACTGAGGCACTGCAGGGCTGCGTCAGTGGAGTCCAGGGTGTGGTGTATGTAAGCCCACAAGTTGTACATCTGACCCAGCCATGGAAAGCCCTCGTCACTGCCAATGTCCTCCAGGTGATTTCTGTGAATGAGCAGCTTGGACCTGCTGACTTCCAGTCCCCAGGTGAAGTGACACTCCAGCTCTTCCAGTTTAGTCTTCAGGGCGGTCTGAGCAGGGCTGGTTAAGACAAGGGTTGGAACAGGAAACTGATTTAAAACTATTAAGCATCAAGATCAAAAGTTAATGTGATACAAGTCCATCCCTAATCTAATTTGAGTTAGTTAACATTGAGTTATATTGAATCTGCAGTTTTTTgttgattttctttatttaagGAGTACTTACTTCATAGTTGAGCAGGAGTATGATTTATTGTGTCTGTCTTGAGTTTCCTGGACAAGTGAGTAAACACCCTGGCTTTATATCCATGTCCTTACCGTTATCTTGCAGCGCAGTGGGTTGGGTGCCATAAAACCAATGTTCACCTCCACGTAATGCTTGGACTCTGCTTTCCATTTCAGCgaacagaaacacacatattGAAGGCTTTTACCTACATGTATAGGTGACTGCCCTAGACATCACTCTCATGTAATTTCCTACAAAGAGAATGaactgtagtatatacagtaccagtcaaaagtttggacacacctactcattcaagggtttttcttatattttttctattttctacattgcagaataagagtgaagacattaaaactataaaataacacatggaatcgtgtagtaaccaaaaacgtcttaaacaaatcaaaatatattttatattcttcaaagtagccaccctttgccttgatgaaagctttgcacatgcttggcattctctcaaccagcttcagctggaatgcatttccattaataggtgccttgttaaaagttcatttgtggaatttctttcctccttaatgcgttt
This window of the Salvelinus sp. IW2-2015 linkage group LG16, ASM291031v2, whole genome shotgun sequence genome carries:
- the LOC111975439 gene encoding interferon-induced protein with tetratricopeptide repeats 2; translation: MNPAQTALKTKLEELECHFTWGLEVSRSKLLIHRNHLEDIGSDEGFPWLGQMYNLWAYIHHTLDSTDAALQCLSKAEEAFHLNSPSDTMGPWQLVHYGNLAWVHYHLDNQAESQRCLTKVEGLLRDYPSPSQGELHPEVCVEKAWTLMKFDQDKRLKAIDYFQMAIGMEPERKEWQSSHALALESVYFHPXTQQKESEVLEELRLAKEHDPDNLYVASIYLLRLGXSGQVRREEARQLAQQILKKPVSCYSGLRPLLRFYRTYLSHNEAIDLADEALERHPNVRYLKKQLAISYKWKIFSKEDSPRRQSMCDRAISLYTDLISLYPETSLKVQLELASIYAESDIDRTEMANQIYENLFSSEQDPYELQMLYFHYATYNNFHIKDRNASIDYHKKAAEIPNPNKYGKKSFNILRKIEQRGRNQRCAEIWEFLKNLSSHNE